The following coding sequences lie in one Panicum virgatum strain AP13 chromosome 6N, P.virgatum_v5, whole genome shotgun sequence genomic window:
- the LOC120678896 gene encoding LRR receptor kinase SERK2-like, with translation MKLLAFGLVLLGCLQGFVTCDYQVTALYEIKMHLIDENDVLNDWKNNQMTPCGWGNVICQGNKVIAIKLSSTGLRGVLSPSIAELTTLQELVLDGNTISGGIPEALGNISSLTILNLGNNIFNGSIPDSLGRLQKLQILDLSENLLTGEIPVSLSNLSSLHDINLSGNSLKGEIPEQLLQVAQYNYTGNHLNCSRNSTISCEKGTTKAGPKTKSILWGLAAVSSLLAVIFCFLFCFGLIKFRRLKKGKWSVMDRSEVNMHRGEEIVWDIEGNNPEFTFYEFSQVLEATNNFSVENKLGQGGFGPVYKGQFPDGLDIAVKRLASHSGQGLTEFKNEVQLIAKLQHRNLVRLLGCCSQGEEKMLIYEYLLNKSLDFFIFDETRRTLLNWDRRLVIIEGIAQGLLYLHKHSRLRVIHRDVKASNILLDSEMNPKISDFGLAKMFSSNDIEGNTQRVVGTYGYMAPEYASEGLFSTKSDVFSFGVLTLEIITGKRNSGFHKHGSFLNLLGYAWHLWQERRWFALVDSSLAASGCTSEMMRCINIALLCVQENATDRPTMSDVVAMLSSKSVALPEPKHPGYFHVRVAKEEEAFTAAEPYSANDATESIAYGR, from the exons ATGAAGCTATTAGCTTTTGGTTTAGTCTTGTTGGGGTGCTTACAAGGTTTTGTTACTTGTGATTACCAAG TTACAGCACTGTATGAAATCAAGATGCATCTCATTGATGAAAATGATGTCCTAAACGACTGGAAGAATAATCAAATGACCCCCTGCGGGTGGGGAAATGTTATTTGTCAAGGCAACAAAGTAATTGCCAT AAAATTGAGCTCAACAGGGTTACGCGGAGTCTTGTCACCCAGCATTGCAGAACTAACAACTTTACAAGAGCT GGTATTGGATGGCAATACGATAAGTGGTGGAATTCCTGAGGCACTTGGGAACATATCAAGCTTAACAATTCTAAATCTAGGAAATAATATTTTTAATGGTTCCATACCTGATTCTCTTGGCCGTCTTCAAAAGCTCCAAATACT GGATTTAAGTGAAAATCTCTTAACCGGGGAGATCCCAGTCTCTCTCTCAAATCTTTCATCACTGCATGACAT TAATCTATCAGGCAACTCCCTTAAAGGTGAAATACCAGAACAACTACTCCAGGTGGCTCAATACAA CTATACAGGCAACCACTTGAACTGTAGCCGAAACTCAACTATTTCATGTGAAAAAGGCACCACTAAGGCAG GGCCTAAAACTAAAAGCATTCTTTGGGGCTTGGCTGCTGTTTCTTCTCTACTAGCAGTTATTTTCTGTTTCCTCTTTTGCTTTGGACTGATCAAATTCAGAAGGCTCAAAAAAG GTAAATGGAGCGTAATGGATAGATCGGAGGTGAATATGCACCGAGGTGAAGAGATAGTATGGGACATAGAAGGGAACAATCCAGAGTTCACATTTTACGAATTTTCACAAGTTTTGGAAGCTACAAATAATTTCTCGGTAGAAAATAAACTTGGGCAAGGTGGCTTTGGTCCTGTTTACAAG GGCCAATTTCCTGATGGATTGGATATAGCAGTTAAGAGACTTGCTTCACATTCAGGGCAAGGTctcacagaattcaaaaatgaaGTCCAACTCATAGCCAAACTCCAGCACAGAAATCTGGTTAGGCTGTTGGGTTGTTGCTCTCAAGGGGAGGAGAAAATGTTGATCTATGAATATTTGCTGAATAAAAGCTTGGATTTCTTCATATTTG ATGAAACAAGAAGGACTTTACTAAATTGGGACAGACGACTAGTGATAATCGAAGGAATTGCACAGGGACTTTTGTATTTGCATAAACACTCTCGGTTACGAGTTATACATAGAGATGTTAAAGCAAGCAACATTCTCTTGGACTCTGAAATGAATCCAAAGATTTCGGATTTTGGACTAGCAAAAATGTTTAGCTCAAATGATATCGAAGGAAACACACAAAGGGTGGTTGGGACTTA TGGTTATATGGCTCCAGAGTATGCTTCTGAAGGCCTCTTCTCAACAAAATCTGACGTATTCAGCTTCGGTGTGCTAACCCTTGAGATCATCACTGGAAAAAGAAATTCAGGTTTCCATAAGCACGGAAGCTTCCTGAACCTTCTTGGATAT GCATGGCATTTGTGGCAAGAgcgaagatggtttgcacttgtcGATTCATCATTGGCTGCAAGCGGTTGTACATCAGAGATGATGAGGTGCATCAACATTGCGTTGCTATGTGTGCAAGAGAATGCGACCGATAGGCCCACCATGTCTGATGTGGTCGCAATGCTAAGCAGCAAAAGCGTCGCCCTGCCTGAGCCTAAACACCCAGGATATTTCCATGTAAGGGTTgcaaaggaggaggaggccttcACAGCTGCAGAGCCATACAGTGCTAATGATGCGACTGAGTCCATCGCATACGGTAGATAG